Proteins encoded in a region of the Methanobrevibacter millerae genome:
- a CDS encoding molybdopterin-binding protein encodes MELSARNQLKGKVTGVELGAVMANIKIEVSEPSVITAVITKESAERLGLKEGDDVCALIKSTEVIVGK; translated from the coding sequence ATGGAACTTAGTGCTAGAAATCAATTAAAAGGTAAAGTAACTGGTGTTGAATTAGGTGCTGTAATGGCAAATATTAAAATCGAAGTGTCAGAACCTTCAGTTATCACTGCTGTTATCACTAAAGAGTCTGCTGAAAGGTTAGGTTTAAAAGAAGGCGATGATGTTTGTGCTTTAATTAAATCAACTGAAGTAATTGTAGGTAAATAA
- a CDS encoding molybdenum cofactor biosynthesis protein MoaE, which translates to MVVKVIEGKEDKVTIPDLLEDIKKNTKIDYCGAIFTFEGIVRGKEENMDLEKLILTTPDKETTKKEIEAIVENAKIKYNVAEISVVHYLGEFYTGDSLFLVAVLGNHRGETLDALKEVIEKVKYDVEFKKEEISKQGTKTILAGG; encoded by the coding sequence ATGGTTGTCAAAGTTATCGAAGGAAAAGAAGACAAAGTAACAATCCCAGATTTACTTGAAGACATTAAAAAAAATACTAAAATTGATTATTGTGGAGCTATTTTCACTTTTGAAGGAATAGTGCGTGGAAAAGAAGAAAATATGGACTTGGAAAAATTGATTTTAACCACTCCTGACAAGGAAACTACAAAAAAGGAAATAGAAGCAATAGTCGAAAATGCAAAAATCAAATACAATGTGGCTGAAATTTCTGTCGTCCATTATCTTGGCGAATTCTACACAGGAGACAGCCTGTTTTTAGTGGCTGTATTGGGCAATCACCGTGGAGAAACATTGGATGCTCTTAAAGAAGTCATTGAAAAAGTCAAATATGATGTAGAATTCAAAAAAGAGGAAATTTCCAAACAAGGAACTAAAACAATATTAGCCGGAGGATAA
- a CDS encoding molybdopterin-binding protein, with translation MELSARNQLKGKVTGVELGAVMANIKIEVENPDVITAVITKESAERLGLKEGDDVCALIKSTEVIVGK, from the coding sequence ATGGAACTTAGTGCTAGAAATCAATTAAAAGGTAAAGTAACTGGTGTTGAATTAGGTGCTGTAATGGCAAATATTAAAATTGAAGTTGAAAATCCTGATGTTATCACTGCTGTGATTACTAAAGAGTCTGCTGAAAGGTTAGGTTTAAAAGAAGGCGATGATGTTTGCGCTTTAATTAAATCAACTGAAGTAATTGTAGGTAAATAA
- a CDS encoding HEAT repeat domain-containing protein, whose product MQLKEIAMNSKNRNERAVAANNITNQYVALDLAKNVKDRAIRLIAANKIEDENLLWDAAENSNFYDVRSFAYERLGENNKSIAEVVINEKKSEHVTEIFNKVEDEETLKDIAINAKDKKYRKEALEKIHDEEILSDLIFNANDKVIRKNAVLKDSLTNEDTLKKIAMTDSDSEVRIAAINKISNEDKLVEIAKEEDNAKVRNIIFEKITDKELQKNIALNSGKSDVRLDMVKIIDDEDVLSQIVLNDEDSVVRSEAIKKIDDDEILIKVAKTDSDRFTRQTAVKKITDSNQLVGIALNDDDPFVRSHAVSNPNITSEDDFVKIAVNTDYEDIALEAMNHIDSEDAYVKILHEAKLESVRKDTLDNIDDLKVLVEIILANKDLEFSLKALNKIDNEEVIIKIYEQNIHEDINVRCISKIRSQKQLTDILQSDKSWRVREACVKKIVSIKVLKDVSLNDENEYVRNVAKNRIKSLK is encoded by the coding sequence TTGCAGCTGAAGGAAATTGCAATGAACAGCAAAAACAGGAATGAACGGGCTGTTGCAGCAAACAATATTACAAATCAGTATGTTGCACTTGACCTGGCAAAAAACGTAAAAGATCGTGCAATCAGGCTTATTGCCGCAAATAAAATTGAGGATGAAAACCTCTTGTGGGATGCTGCAGAAAATTCCAATTTCTATGATGTCAGAAGCTTTGCATATGAAAGGTTGGGTGAAAACAACAAATCCATTGCTGAAGTGGTAATTAACGAGAAGAAATCCGAACATGTAACCGAGATTTTCAACAAGGTTGAAGACGAAGAAACGTTAAAGGATATTGCAATCAATGCAAAGGACAAGAAATACAGAAAGGAAGCTCTTGAAAAAATCCATGATGAGGAAATATTGTCAGATTTGATTTTCAATGCCAATGATAAGGTCATTCGAAAAAATGCCGTTTTAAAGGATTCACTGACAAATGAGGACACTCTTAAAAAGATTGCAATGACCGATTCAGACAGTGAAGTGAGAATAGCTGCAATAAATAAGATTTCCAATGAGGACAAGCTGGTTGAGATTGCAAAAGAGGAAGACAATGCAAAGGTAAGAAACATAATCTTTGAAAAGATAACCGATAAGGAATTGCAGAAAAATATTGCACTTAATTCAGGAAAATCCGATGTAAGGCTTGACATGGTAAAGATTATAGATGATGAGGATGTATTGTCTCAAATAGTCTTAAACGATGAGGACAGCGTTGTGAGAAGCGAGGCTATTAAAAAAATTGATGATGATGAAATCCTAATAAAGGTGGCAAAAACCGATTCGGACAGATTTACCCGCCAGACTGCAGTTAAAAAAATAACGGACTCTAATCAATTGGTTGGCATTGCATTGAATGATGATGATCCATTTGTAAGATCCCATGCAGTATCAAATCCAAATATAACTTCCGAAGATGATTTTGTTAAAATTGCTGTCAATACTGATTATGAAGACATTGCACTTGAAGCAATGAATCACATTGACTCTGAAGATGCATATGTAAAGATATTGCATGAGGCAAAATTGGAATCCGTCAGAAAGGATACTCTTGATAATATCGATGACTTGAAGGTATTGGTTGAAATAATTTTGGCCAATAAGGATTTGGAATTCAGCCTTAAGGCATTAAACAAGATTGACAATGAGGAAGTTATTATAAAAATCTATGAGCAGAACATTCATGAGGATATTAATGTCCGCTGTATATCCAAAATTAGAAGTCAAAAGCAGCTGACAGATATTTTACAATCAGACAAATCCTGGAGAGTAAGGGAAGCATGTGTTAAGAAGATAGTTAGTATTAAAGTCTTGAAGGATGTTTCTCTAAATGATGAGAACGAATATGTAAGAAATGTTGCAAAAAATAGGATTAAATCATTAAAATAA
- a CDS encoding DUF367 family protein gives MRITVFHANECDRKKCTSIKMEKMGKCKLVYNINRIPSGAVVLNPYAEKAVSYEDYRFVQRRGVVGLDCSWNEVSSSKKFFSLSKYHRSLPFLIATNPVNYGKPCILSTVEAISATLYITRFKDEARDILNGFKWGHTFLELNHDLLESYSEADTSAEVVKVQNEFLESKNSD, from the coding sequence ATGAGAATAACAGTTTTTCATGCAAACGAGTGCGACAGAAAGAAATGCACTTCCATAAAGATGGAAAAGATGGGAAAATGCAAGCTTGTTTATAATATAAATAGGATTCCCAGCGGAGCTGTTGTATTGAATCCCTATGCTGAAAAGGCTGTTTCATACGAAGATTACAGATTCGTACAAAGGAGGGGAGTTGTGGGGCTTGACTGTTCCTGGAACGAGGTGTCAAGTTCCAAAAAATTCTTTTCTCTGTCCAAATACCACAGATCACTTCCGTTTCTCATAGCGACAAACCCTGTAAACTATGGAAAGCCTTGCATATTATCAACTGTTGAGGCGATTTCGGCCACTTTATACATCACTCGCTTCAAGGATGAGGCACGTGATATTTTAAACGGTTTCAAGTGGGGACATACCTTTCTGGAGCTGAATCATGACTTGCTTGAAAGTTATTCTGAAGCTGATACAAGTGCTGAGGTTGTCAAGGTACAAAATGAGTTTTTAGAATCTAAAAATTCTGATTAA
- the tsaA gene encoding tRNA (N6-threonylcarbamoyladenosine(37)-N6)-methyltransferase TrmO, protein MKIELESIGTIHTEFTEIEGMPIQPTGAKGIKGKLIIKDKYADGLKDLEDFSHINILYLLHKVNGYSLEVKPFMDNNTHGVFATRSPKRPNRIGSSVVKIDKIEGNTVYISNIDVLDETPLLDIKPYVPQLYEDTIDELKIGWFENNHKKAKSQKSDDRFK, encoded by the coding sequence ATGAAAATAGAACTTGAATCAATCGGGACAATACATACAGAATTTACCGAAATAGAAGGAATGCCAATTCAACCTACAGGTGCAAAAGGCATTAAAGGAAAACTCATTATAAAAGATAAATATGCTGATGGTTTAAAAGACCTGGAAGACTTCTCACACATCAATATATTATATTTGCTTCATAAAGTGAATGGATATTCTCTCGAAGTAAAGCCGTTTATGGATAACAATACACATGGAGTATTTGCAACAAGATCTCCTAAAAGACCGAATCGTATAGGTTCATCAGTTGTAAAAATAGATAAAATTGAAGGAAATACCGTATACATATCCAATATCGATGTATTGGATGAAACACCACTATTGGACATCAAACCATATGTGCCCCAATTGTATGAAGACACCATCGATGAGTTAAAAATAGGATGGTTTGAAAACAATCATAAAAAAGCAAAATCACAAAAGTCAGATGATAGATTTAAATAG
- a CDS encoding nicotinamide-nucleotide adenylyltransferase — protein sequence MDNKVRGILIGRMQPIHKGHIQVIKKILEEVDEIIIGIGSAQLSHELKDPFTAGERVVMVTQALAEENIDPGRFYIIPMEDINFNAIWTAHVKMMTPPFSIVYSGNPLVKQLFEEEGYTVKNPPLYDRLHLSGSEVRRRMLAGENWQELVSDSTIEVMEEIRGVERLKNLSVKEISDL from the coding sequence ATGGATAATAAAGTTCGTGGTATTTTAATCGGTAGGATGCAACCTATTCATAAGGGCCACATTCAAGTCATAAAAAAAATATTGGAAGAAGTTGATGAGATTATCATAGGCATAGGCAGCGCCCAGTTAAGCCATGAATTGAAAGATCCTTTTACTGCTGGTGAACGTGTTGTTATGGTTACCCAGGCACTGGCTGAGGAAAACATTGATCCGGGAAGATTCTATATCATTCCCATGGAGGACATTAACTTCAATGCAATATGGACTGCACATGTAAAGATGATGACTCCTCCATTTTCAATAGTCTATTCAGGAAATCCTTTAGTCAAACAGCTTTTTGAAGAGGAAGGATATACTGTCAAAAATCCTCCGCTATATGACAGGCTTCATCTGTCTGGAAGCGAAGTGAGAAGAAGAATGCTGGCCGGTGAAAATTGGCAGGAGCTTGTTTCTGATTCAACCATTGAAGTCATGGAAGAAATCAGAGGTGTTGAAAGGCTTAAGAACCTGTCAGTTAAAGAAATCAGTGACCTATAA
- a CDS encoding M42 family metallopeptidase has product MQLMKELSLAPGVSGSEEEIAKIIERELNDVADTIERDSMGNIIATKKGSKKAPTVMLASHMDEIGLMVRYIDDNGFIKFSCIGGINDQMLMNQTVTIHSSVGENVVGVIGSKPPHVTKPEERNKVVKADDMFIDIGAKDKEDAEKMVRIGDKMTFNALFEEYPNNLIMGKALDNRVGCYVMMEVLKRVDTKATVYGVGTVQEEVGLKGAKTSAFKLNPDLAIALDVTLSGDHPGIKPEEAPVVMGKGPAIILADASGRGILTQQSVKDLLVNAGDENDIDYQLEVSDGGTTDGTAIHLTREGIPTGVLSVPTRYIHTPVSVCSMDDVESTIQLIVAAINGLE; this is encoded by the coding sequence ATGCAATTAATGAAAGAACTTTCTTTAGCACCAGGGGTATCTGGTTCCGAAGAAGAAATAGCAAAAATTATTGAAAGAGAATTAAATGATGTTGCCGATACTATTGAACGCGATAGTATGGGGAATATAATTGCTACTAAAAAAGGTTCAAAAAAGGCACCTACTGTTATGTTGGCATCCCATATGGATGAAATAGGTTTAATGGTAAGGTATATTGATGATAACGGCTTTATTAAATTTTCATGCATTGGTGGAATCAACGATCAGATGTTGATGAACCAGACTGTAACAATTCACAGCAGTGTTGGGGAAAATGTTGTCGGTGTAATAGGTTCAAAACCACCTCACGTTACCAAACCTGAAGAAAGAAACAAAGTCGTCAAAGCAGATGACATGTTCATCGATATTGGTGCAAAGGATAAGGAAGATGCAGAAAAGATGGTCCGTATCGGAGATAAGATGACATTCAATGCATTGTTTGAAGAATATCCTAACAATCTGATTATGGGTAAGGCATTGGATAATCGTGTCGGATGCTATGTGATGATGGAAGTTTTAAAAAGAGTAGACACCAAAGCTACCGTTTACGGTGTCGGAACAGTCCAGGAAGAAGTAGGATTAAAAGGAGCTAAAACATCAGCATTCAAATTAAATCCTGACTTGGCCATTGCACTTGATGTAACATTATCCGGTGACCATCCTGGAATCAAACCTGAAGAGGCTCCTGTTGTAATGGGTAAAGGTCCAGCTATTATTTTGGCTGACGCATCAGGCCGTGGAATATTGACCCAGCAATCAGTCAAAGACTTGCTTGTTAATGCAGGAGATGAAAACGACATCGATTATCAGCTGGAAGTAAGTGACGGCGGAACAACTGACGGTACCGCAATCCATTTGACCCGCGAAGGTATTCCAACCGGTGTTTTATCAGTTCCTACAAGATACATCCACACTCCTGTAAGTGTCTGCAGCATGGATGATGTCGAATCAACAATTCAACTGATTGTAGCTGCAATCAACGGATTGGAATAA
- a CDS encoding molybdopterin-binding protein: MELSARNQLKGKVTNVELGAVMANIKIEVSEPSVITAVITKESAERLGLTEGDDVCALIKSTEVIVGK, encoded by the coding sequence ATGGAACTTAGTGCTAGAAATCAATTAAAAGGAAAAGTTACAAATGTTGAATTAGGTGCTGTAATGGCAAATATTAAAATCGAAGTGTCAGAACCTTCAGTTATCACTGCTGTTATCACTAAAGAGTCTGCTGAAAGGTTAGGTTTAACCGAAGGTGACGATGTTTGCGCTTTAATCAAATCTACTGAAGTAATTGTAGGTAAATAA